From Rosettibacter firmus, a single genomic window includes:
- a CDS encoding T9SS type A sorting domain-containing protein, which translates to MKRIIILLVIPIMLLAQTREKYPQATEVWSKPEEIKAISNWAGSVDGISVSADGKTLYISVAGIAVTELSDTGWTTPYKLGSHINIDYFVQTPAITPSGKRLFYTWLMGSLWHMYYSDWDSFKNDWGKPVNCGPEVNIPYYGISGVTAPDDTTIIFTRPNASYISYYNNTTKQYNTVKDFPSEGLNFSSDYGITTTQDLSKVYYLSTQPDTTLDGRYYLKEDLVVCYKKANSSDYTRPYVLNISYQADTLYFTREYSKRGQAYPTITADGKTLFFVATYHDKQTVYVSHMLIDENGIPVSVDYESLSLPSSFKLYSPYPNPFNATTTIEYELNKESKISITIYDTLGRKVKELLNAIKQAGRHKTAFNASGLSSGVYLVVLNTSSGFSVKKLTYLK; encoded by the coding sequence ATGAAACGTATAATAATTTTACTCGTAATACCAATCATGCTTTTAGCCCAGACACGAGAAAAGTATCCACAAGCAACAGAAGTATGGAGTAAACCTGAAGAAATAAAAGCAATAAGCAACTGGGCTGGAAGTGTTGACGGGATTTCAGTAAGCGCAGATGGAAAAACCTTATACATTTCTGTTGCGGGAATAGCAGTGACAGAACTGAGCGATACTGGCTGGACAACACCGTATAAATTGGGTTCACATATAAATATAGATTATTTTGTACAAACGCCGGCAATAACGCCAAGCGGAAAGAGATTGTTTTATACGTGGTTGATGGGCTCGTTATGGCATATGTATTACAGTGATTGGGATAGTTTTAAAAATGATTGGGGAAAACCGGTTAACTGTGGGCCTGAAGTAAATATTCCCTATTATGGAATATCAGGCGTAACTGCTCCGGATGACACGACGATAATATTTACCAGGCCTAATGCCTCTTATATTTCTTATTATAACAATACAACCAAACAATATAATACAGTGAAGGACTTCCCCAGCGAAGGATTAAATTTCTCTTCAGACTATGGCATAACCACAACTCAAGATTTATCCAAAGTTTATTATTTATCCACGCAGCCGGATACTACCCTTGATGGTAGATACTATTTGAAGGAGGATTTAGTAGTCTGCTATAAGAAAGCAAATTCTTCAGATTATACTCGCCCATATGTACTCAATATTAGTTATCAAGCAGATACACTTTATTTTACTAGGGAATATTCTAAACGAGGACAAGCATACCCCACAATCACTGCTGATGGAAAAACACTTTTCTTTGTTGCTACATATCACGACAAACAAACCGTTTATGTTTCTCATATGTTAATAGATGAAAACGGTATCCCGGTTTCAGTGGACTATGAATCTCTTTCACTTCCATCAAGTTTTAAGTTGTATTCCCCGTATCCCAATCCTTTTAACGCAACAACAACAATAGAATATGAATTAAATAAAGAAAGTAAAATAAGCATAACTATATATGATACACTGGGAAGAAAGGTAAAGGAATTATTAAACGCCATAAAACAAGCCGGCAGACACAAAACAGCTTTTAATGCATCCGGTTTATCAAGCGGCGTATATCTTGTAGTATTAAATACATCCTCCGGGTTCTCCGTTAAAAAACTAACTTATCTAAAATAG